One genomic window of Mogibacterium diversum includes the following:
- a CDS encoding alanyl-tRNA editing protein, with protein MTTEKVFHNDQYLKTLEATITDIVISKEMTEIITDRTIFFAEGGGQPGDRGTIHLSDDSSKIVTIFDTHDSGDAVAHYTKDEVPFIVGDKVILELDWTFRFTNMQRHYGEHILSGAIYKLYKGANKGFHMGQNYITIDIDLGGELMTEEMLEASEDLSNEAVWANLPIQAHKFASVEVANDMPLRKAVNEKVDGDVVVVTVGNPENPFDCCACCGTYPAFSGEVGVIKIFKAEPNKGMTRIYFDCGRNALLHYRKSHKLLTEVAEKFSSKPENLMHAIAKKDKEEAELKAERASLAEYVRNFEAEAIARSLESGMNFVYKEYDNISPNDLQKLGFKALEMIDGEKPLLALANSPSHTLMLVSDGNYPCGTLVKEHAKNFGGKGGGRDDNARAQFDSKDGLESFVEVIKQNL; from the coding sequence ATGACTACTGAAAAAGTTTTCCACAATGATCAATACTTAAAAACACTCGAGGCGACAATAACTGATATAGTTATTTCCAAGGAGATGACTGAAATTATAACAGATAGAACCATTTTTTTCGCTGAGGGCGGTGGGCAACCTGGTGACAGAGGAACCATCCATCTATCAGATGATAGCAGCAAAATAGTAACGATTTTTGATACTCATGATTCGGGTGATGCAGTGGCCCACTACACCAAGGACGAAGTGCCATTTATAGTCGGCGACAAGGTCATCTTAGAACTCGATTGGACATTTCGTTTCACCAATATGCAGAGACACTATGGTGAACACATTCTTAGTGGTGCGATATATAAACTATATAAAGGAGCCAACAAAGGTTTCCACATGGGACAGAATTATATAACCATAGATATTGATCTCGGAGGCGAGCTCATGACGGAAGAAATGCTCGAAGCATCTGAAGATCTATCTAATGAAGCTGTATGGGCAAATCTTCCTATACAAGCCCACAAGTTTGCTTCAGTTGAGGTGGCTAATGATATGCCACTTAGAAAAGCAGTTAACGAAAAGGTAGATGGAGATGTCGTAGTTGTCACGGTGGGCAATCCTGAGAATCCCTTTGACTGCTGTGCATGCTGCGGTACCTACCCTGCCTTTAGCGGTGAAGTCGGTGTAATAAAAATATTTAAGGCTGAGCCTAACAAGGGAATGACCAGAATTTATTTTGACTGCGGCCGAAATGCACTGCTTCACTACCGCAAGTCGCATAAGCTTCTTACCGAAGTGGCAGAGAAATTCTCATCAAAACCAGAGAATCTAATGCACGCCATTGCTAAGAAGGACAAAGAAGAAGCCGAGTTAAAGGCAGAGCGCGCAAGTCTTGCTGAATATGTTCGTAATTTCGAAGCAGAAGCGATTGCACGTAGTCTCGAATCGGGAATGAATTTTGTATATAAAGAGTATGACAACATATCTCCTAATGATCTTCAGAAGCTTGGTTTTAAGGCACTCGAGATGATTGACGGAGAAAAGCCATTACTAGCTCTTGCAAATTCCCCTTCCCATACGCTCATGCTCGTTTCCGATGGGAACTATCCCTGCGGCACCCTCGTAAAAGAACACGCTAAGAACTTTGGCGGAAAAGGTGGTGGACGCGATGATAATGCGAGAGCGCAATTTGATAGTAAAGATGGTCTTGAATCATTCGTGGAAGTTATAAAACAGAATTTATAG
- a CDS encoding pseudouridine synthase, with protein sequence MRIVRINKYIASSGVTSRRKADQLILDGKVAVNGAVMKEPGYDVKPDDEVLCEGRKISPETSKTYILLNKPVGYVTTTSDDKNRPTVLDLIQDEDRRIFPVGRLDYNTSGLLILTNDGDVANKLMHPSKELDKTYRAVVSGILTRGKIARLEKGIDIGGFRTSPAKVDVIKHNRNSTVVDITIHEGKNHQVRRMFKAIDAPVQELERIKIGNLVIGRLAVGGYRKLGPAEVEYLKSI encoded by the coding sequence ATGCGGATAGTGAGGATAAATAAATATATCGCTTCCTCTGGTGTAACTAGCAGGCGAAAGGCTGATCAGCTTATATTAGACGGTAAGGTAGCTGTCAATGGTGCTGTAATGAAAGAGCCAGGATATGATGTGAAGCCAGATGATGAGGTTCTGTGTGAGGGCAGAAAGATATCGCCGGAGACTAGTAAGACTTATATACTGTTAAATAAGCCAGTAGGATACGTGACCACTACCTCAGATGATAAGAATAGACCGACAGTTCTCGACTTAATTCAGGATGAGGACAGGAGGATTTTTCCCGTGGGAAGACTTGATTATAACACTTCTGGTCTTCTTATTCTTACCAATGATGGAGATGTTGCAAATAAGCTCATGCATCCGTCTAAGGAGCTCGATAAGACTTACCGTGCGGTAGTATCTGGTATACTTACACGTGGCAAGATTGCAAGACTTGAAAAAGGCATCGACATAGGTGGTTTTAGAACTTCACCTGCCAAGGTAGATGTTATAAAGCACAATAGAAACTCAACAGTAGTTGATATCACTATTCATGAAGGTAAGAACCATCAGGTTCGACGCATGTTTAAGGCTATCGATGCACCGGTTCAGGAGCTAGAGAGAATCAAGATTGGTAATTTAGTAATCGGGCGACTGGCGGTTGGCGGATATAGAAAGCTTGGACCAGCAGAGGTTGAGTATTTGAAGTCAATATAG
- a CDS encoding cytidylate kinase-like family protein codes for MSNKVIVTIGREFGSGGHEVGKRLATELGIKFYDNEFISMAVQKTGFHEDYVKNNEEKAPDFAASALFSGIELYQPSPFDKIQAEEYKIIREIAAEDSCVIVGRGADYILRDQSHVSIFLFAPLEDRVKRKLALLSGQDAKNMTPAQMEKIVKQMDKQRRRYYEYYTDTKWGDRDSYDLLINTSRAGIDGAVKIIKTYIESSRGESMMPD; via the coding sequence ATGTCAAATAAAGTCATAGTAACAATCGGAAGAGAATTTGGTAGCGGAGGTCACGAAGTTGGTAAGAGACTTGCGACTGAGCTTGGAATAAAATTCTATGATAATGAATTCATCAGCATGGCAGTTCAGAAGACTGGATTCCATGAAGATTACGTTAAGAACAACGAGGAGAAGGCCCCTGATTTTGCAGCTAGTGCACTCTTTTCAGGAATTGAGCTGTATCAGCCATCTCCATTCGATAAGATTCAGGCAGAGGAATACAAGATCATCAGAGAAATTGCTGCCGAGGATAGCTGTGTTATTGTTGGCCGTGGTGCAGATTACATACTTAGAGACCAGTCTCATGTCAGCATTTTCCTATTTGCTCCACTAGAGGATAGAGTAAAGCGCAAACTCGCTCTCCTATCTGGTCAGGATGCGAAGAATATGACTCCTGCTCAGATGGAGAAAATAGTTAAGCAGATGGACAAGCAGCGCCGTAGATACTACGAATACTACACTGATACAAAGTGGGGAGACAGAGATTCGTACGATTTGCTCATCAACACCAGCCGTGCGGGTATAGATGGTGCAGTAAAGATTATCAAGACATACATAGAGTCGAGTCGTGGCGAAAGCATGATGCCAGACTAG
- a CDS encoding segregation and condensation protein A — protein sequence MYKVRIDKFEGPFDLLVYLIQNAKMDIYDIRVAEITEQYIGYLKEMGELNVEVSSEFIVLAAVLIRLKSHMLLPRVNDAGEVIIDEDPRMELASRLAEYVKTKKIAEMLQERLEANQCIHEKPAEDISEYLDSPDELLKADIEQFVNAFNAFLQKKKRVADVKKRYQRIKRERASIEDRINYMTAIIKDRVSVGEYIDFTELVPEEADRYDITLSFMSLLEMIKMQEVDARQEKNYGNISVIKKEVQTDVQ from the coding sequence TTGTACAAAGTAAGAATTGATAAATTTGAAGGGCCATTCGATCTGCTGGTTTATCTGATTCAGAATGCCAAGATGGATATTTACGATATACGAGTGGCTGAGATAACGGAGCAGTACATAGGCTATCTAAAAGAGATGGGGGAACTTAATGTCGAAGTAAGCAGCGAGTTCATAGTCCTAGCAGCTGTACTTATTAGGCTCAAGTCACATATGCTGCTTCCTCGTGTCAATGATGCTGGTGAAGTCATAATTGATGAAGATCCGCGCATGGAGCTAGCGAGCAGGCTTGCTGAATACGTAAAGACCAAGAAAATCGCTGAGATGCTTCAGGAGAGACTGGAGGCAAACCAGTGCATACATGAGAAACCAGCTGAAGATATATCGGAATATCTAGACTCACCAGATGAACTTTTAAAAGCAGATATCGAGCAGTTTGTTAACGCGTTTAATGCATTTTTACAAAAGAAGAAGCGTGTGGCAGATGTCAAAAAGAGATATCAGAGAATAAAGAGAGAGCGAGCTTCTATAGAGGATCGTATAAACTACATGACAGCAATAATTAAAGACAGAGTTTCTGTGGGTGAGTATATTGATTTTACAGAGCTAGTGCCAGAGGAGGCGGATAGATACGATATCACGCTTTCGTTTATGTCGCTTCTTGAGATGATTAAGATGCAAGAAGTAGATGCAAGGCAAGAGAAAAACTACGGAAATATAAGTGTTATAAAGAAAGAGGTTCAGACAGATGTACAATGA
- the scpB gene encoding SMC-Scp complex subunit ScpB, producing MYNDKVMKSALESMMFVWGEPLKVKDAAEVLDADKKVVKDLFLDLQREYAMMGRGIRIREVDGAFQFVTHAENEIFIEKLCTPVKVKKLSQAALEVLAIIAYRQPVTKGEIDSIRGIKSERVIDGLMSKDLVDVAGRSEGVGRPLLYKTTGEFLKKFGFASIKDLPDITEFDDIEEYDEETPHEQLSINFEGDADSEDK from the coding sequence ATGTACAATGATAAGGTAATGAAATCAGCACTTGAATCGATGATGTTTGTCTGGGGAGAACCGCTCAAGGTCAAGGATGCAGCAGAGGTTTTAGATGCTGATAAGAAAGTAGTTAAAGATTTATTTCTGGATTTACAGCGTGAGTATGCGATGATGGGACGCGGAATCAGGATTAGAGAGGTGGATGGTGCTTTTCAGTTCGTAACGCATGCTGAAAACGAGATTTTCATCGAGAAGCTCTGCACTCCAGTCAAGGTCAAGAAGCTATCGCAGGCAGCACTCGAAGTGCTTGCTATCATAGCTTACAGACAACCTGTTACTAAAGGTGAAATCGATTCAATTAGAGGTATCAAGAGCGAGAGAGTCATTGATGGACTCATGAGTAAGGATTTGGTCGATGTTGCTGGAAGGTCAGAAGGCGTTGGCCGTCCGCTGTTATACAAGACGACAGGTGAGTTCCTTAAGAAATTTGGATTTGCATCAATAAAAGACCTGCCTGATATAACAGAGTTCGACGATATCGAGGAATACGATGAGGAAACTCCTCATGAGCAGTTATCAATCAATTTTGAAGGAGATGCGGATAGTGAGGATAAATAA